A stretch of the Argentina anserina chromosome 6, drPotAnse1.1, whole genome shotgun sequence genome encodes the following:
- the LOC126796938 gene encoding LOW QUALITY PROTEIN: glutamate receptor 2.7-like (The sequence of the model RefSeq protein was modified relative to this genomic sequence to represent the inferred CDS: inserted 3 bases in 2 codons), with protein sequence MALNTTVPVNVGVILDSNSIFGRIGLSCINMALSDLYASHTNYKTRLVLHTRDSKGDIVVEAAEALDLIKKAEVQAIIIGPESSMQAQFVMNLGNKSQVPIISFSTTSPSLASFPSPYFFRVAQNDSDQVKAISAIIQSFGWSEVVPICVNNEFGDGIIPYLENALQEVDASIPYWCVIPPLATDDQIVVKLQQLMVMKPRVFIVHMLPSLGSRFFAKPNEMGMMGKDFVWIMTDRMANFFSTLNSSVTHNMQGVLGVKTYIPNRQELENFRLRWQMKFQMDYPTILNVQLDVYGLWAYDALWALAMAVEKVDFSSERLVASQSGPRLVQALSSIEFRGLSGNFSLLYGELHASNFQIVNVNGNAERGIGYWTAEKGLVRDMXSTSSRRRFSKNAGILGPIIWPGDTITIPKGRVNIPEHRMMRILVPVNHGFETFAHVSDGPSGTVVTGYCIDVFQTIIKRLPYSFAYEFIPLKCSKGVSAGSYDDMIDQIFLGNYDAAVGDISRRANRSLFVDFTLPFTETGVSMVMPITDNRTSKNTWVFFQPFTVNLWITISCFFIFIGFVVWVLEHRVNXDFRGPPHRQIGTSLWFSFQTLVFGHRDQVLSNLGRSVVIIWCFVILILTQSYTAILSSVLTVKELQPIDVNFLLKNGRIVGYQQGSFVYGILLEVGFNQEKLRSYDSTEMLHELFSRGSISAAFDETPYMKLFLSTYCSEYTISVPTLFKVDSGFGFVFPKGSHFTRDVSTVISDKCEQITIRSIEDKWLGKQATCMIPNTTGSSNRLTLSTDSFAGLFLVAWLSSSTALLIFAAMFLYQHWHILIRSDPNLSFWSRICVLLQIFYHGKCLVFIFQRTDEDLCFTEMKFTIVRLHFSLSNSCRKSSDIQTGQLGMQFWVNSVPFTMGFSILGQNDSVEVERIRGLNFSGSAGIPKHCTRQSGPNSGEQFHLVSAVLFS encoded by the exons ATGGCACTGAACACAACTGTCCCAGTAAATGTGGGTGTGATCCTCGACTCTAATTCAATATTTGGGAGGATAGGGTTAAGCTGCATCAACATGGCCCTCTCAGACTTGTATGCCTCTCATACTAACTACAAGACTAGGTTGGTCTTACACACAAGGGACTCTAAGGGAGATATTGTTGTTGAAGCTGCTGAAG CTCTAGACTTGATAAAGAAAGCAGAAGTTCAAGCCATCATCATAGGACCAGAATCATCGATGCAAGCGCAATTCGTAATGAATCTTGGAAATAAATCCCAGGTGCCCATTATCTCGTTTTCAACAACAAGCCCTTCCCTTGCTTCTTTTCCGAGTCCATATTTTTTCCGAGTTGCACAGAATGATTCCGACCAAGTGAAAGCCATTAGTGCCATCATCCAAAGCTTTGGATGGAGTGAAGTGGTACCCATTTGTGTCAATAATGAATTTGGGGATGGAATAATACCTTACCTGGAAAATGCCTTGCAAGAGGTAGATGCTAGTATACCTTACTGGTGTGTCATTCCTCCTCTGGCCACTGATGACCAAATTGTTGTGAAGCTTCAACAGTTGATGGTGATGAAACCAAGAGTATTCATAGTACACATGTTACCCTCTCTTGGCTCTCGATTTTTTGCGAAGCCGAATGAGATGGGCATGATGGGTAAAGATTTTGTTTGGATAATGACAGACAGGATGGCAAACTTCTTTAGTACCTTAAATTCTTCTGTCACACATAACATGCAGGGTGTGTTGGGTGTGAAAACTTACATTCCAAACAGACAAGAGCTTGAAAATTTCAGACTGAGATGGCAAATGAAATTCCAGATGGATTACCCAACAATTCTAAATGTGCAGTTGGATGTTTATGGATTGTGGGCttatgatgctctttgggcatTGGCCATGGCAGTCGAAAAGGTTGACTTCAGCTCCGAAAGATTAGTAGCCTCCCAAAGTGGTCCTAGACTTGTACAAGCACTATCAAGTATAGAATTTAGAGGTCTTTCAGGAAACTTCAGTCTCCTTTATGGGGAACTACATGCTTCAAATTTTCAGATAGTTAACGTAAACGGTAATGCAGAAAGAGGGATTGGATATTGGACAGCTGAAAAGGGACTTGTAAGAGACA ATTCTACAAGCAGCAGGAGACGTTTTTCTAAGAATGCCGGTATTCTTGGGCCAATTATTTGGCCGGGAGATACCATCACTATTCCAAAGGGTCGGGTGAATATTCCTGAACATCGAATGATGAGAATTTTAGTTCCAGTGAATCATGGGTTTGAAACCTTTGCACACGTATCAGATGGTCCTAGCGGTACTGTGGTGACAGGATATTGCATTGACGTCTTTCAAACAATCATAAAACGATTACCATATTCTTTTGCCTACGAATTTATTCCTTTGAAGTGTTCTAAAGGTGTGTCAGCTGGCAGCTACGATGATATGATAGATCAGATTTTTCTTGGG AACTATGATGCTGCAGTGGGAGATATATCTCGGAGGGCAAACAGGTCCTTGTTTGTTGACTTTACATTGCCATTCACAGAAACTGGTGTATCAATGGTCATGCCTATCACTGACAACAGAACTAGTAAAAATACATGGGTGTTCTTTCAGCCTTTTACCGTGAATTTGTGGATAACAATAAGTtgctttttcatttttattggcTTTGTCGTTTGGGTTCTTGAGCATCGTGTAAA AGACTTTCGCGGGCCTCCACATCGCCAAATTGGGACAAGTTTATGGTTCTCCTTTCAAACTCTGGTTTTCGGACACC GGGACCAAGTATTGAGCAACTTAGGTAGGTCTGTGGTGATCATATGGTGTTTTGTCATCCTCATACTGACTCAAAGTTATACTGCCATACTGTCATCAGTGTTAACAGTTAAAGAGCTCCAACCAATTGATGTAAATTTTCTCCTGAAGAATGGAAGAATTGTCGGCTATCAGCAAGGCTCATTTGTTTATGGAATTTTGTTAGAAGTTGGATTTAATCAGGAAAAGCTTAGGAGCTATGATTCCACAGAAATGCTGCATGAACTTTTTAGTAGAGGGAGTATATCTGCTGCCTTTGATGAAACCCCTTATATGAAGCTTTTTCTTTCAACTTATTGCTCCGAATATACCATTAGTGTGCCAACATTATTTAAAGTCGACAGTGGTTTTGGCTTC GTCTTTCCGAAAGGTTCACATTTTACACGTGATGTGTCAACAGTGATTTCTGATAAGTGTGAGCAAATAACAATAAGAAGTATCGAGGACAAGTGGCTTGGGAAACAAGCAACTTGTATGATCCCCAACACCACTGGCTCTTCTAATCGTCTGACTCTTAGCACTGATAGCTTCGCAGGCCTCTTCTTGGTTGCTTGGCTTTCTTCATCAACAGCTCTCCTCATATTTGCAGCTATGTTCCTCTACCAGCATTGGCATATTTTGATACGCTCTGATCCAAACCTCTCATTTTGGAGCAGAATTTGTGTCCTACTTCAAAT CTTTTACCACGGGAAGTGTttggttttcatttttcaaagaACTGACGAAGATCTGTG TTTTACTGAAATGAAATTTACCATTGTTCGACTCCATTTCTCGTTGTCAAACTCCTGCCGCAAAAGCTCAGACATTCAAACTGGGCAATTGGGCATGCAATTCTGGGTTAACTCCGTTCCTTTCACAATGGGTTTCTCGATTTTGGGTCAGAATGATTCAGTAGAGGTTGAGAGGATTAGGGGTCTTAACTTTTCAGGCTCGGCTGGTATCCCCAAGCATTGCACTCGGCAATCTGGACCCAATTCAGGTGAGCAATTTCATTTAGTGAGTGCTGTTTTGTTTAGCTAG
- the LOC126796941 gene encoding receptor-like protein EIX2, with protein MLQLRSNSFSGHIPQQLCNLPDLQILDLAHNNFSGTIPKCLSKLTSLVSADSGWTFFGGYPEQTTVTSKGQELEYGVPILTLVKSIDLSSNQLKGVIPESITNLVGLTTLNLSRNQLHGNIPSKIGNLHWLESLNLSHNHLSGRIPQSFSSLTSLSHLNLSYNNLTGRIPSGNQLQTLEDSSIYEGNPSLCGVPLSIDCPGDERQVSPEDDKDEHDYGRLGLYVSIVLGFSVGFCGVCGTLIIKKSWRYAYFSFFDNIKDEATLAIASRIARLIPPYIPYMRILSLRNNQLSGEFPEPWSLWSTIGVVDVTNNTLTGHIPSSMGVPSSLGILKMNNNNFSGEIPASLQNCSGLGELWCKGGGKQGGYWDLACSFLAWAAAIKGDWFMVVAGCGGVVAGRGSRDIVSIHKAVVAGSWCSDLDWIYWVRFG; from the exons ATGCTGCAGTTGCGGTCTAACTCTTTCAGTGGCCATATTCCTCAGCAATTGTGCAATCTTCCTGATCTTCAGATACTTGATCTTGCTCATAACAACTTTTCTGGGACAATTCCAAAGTGTTTGAGTAAGCTGACTTCCCTGGTCTCTGCTGATAGTGGTTGGACATTCTTCGGGGGTTATCCTGAACAAACAACAGTTACATCAAAAGGGCAGGAACTGGAATATGGAGTCCCCATTTTGACATTAGTAAAGAGTATTGATCTTTCATCCAATCAGTTGAAAGGTGTAATCCCTGAATCAATTACCAACCTTGTTGGATTGACTACCCTGAACTTGTCGAGGAACCAATTACATGGAAACATTCCCTCGAAGATAGGAAACTTGCATTGGCTGGAATCCCTTAATCTTTCTCACAACCACCTTTCAGGGAGAATTCCTCAAAGCTTTTCTTCTTTGACCTCACTGTCTCACTTGAACTTGTCTTACAACAACTTGACAGGAAGAATTCCTTCGGGAAATCAACTCCAAACACTTGAAGATTCATCCATTTATGAGGGAAATCCATCGTTGTGCGGGGTTCCTCTTTCAATTGATTGCCCAGGAGATGAAAGACAGGTTTCTCCAGAAGATGATAAAGATGAACATGATTATGGAAGGCTTGGTCTATATGTCAGCATTGTGCTAGGATTCTCAGTTGGCttttgtggtgtttgtggtaCTTTAATCATAAAGAAGTCATGGAGGTATGcctattttagtttttttgaTAACATCAAGGATGAGGCAACACTAGCAATTGCGTCGAGAATAGCTC GTCTTATTCCACCTTATATTCCATATATGCGCATCCTCTCCCTCAGAAACAATCAGTTATCAGGAGAATTCCCTGAGCCATGGAGCTTGTGGAGCACAATAGGTGTTGTTGATGTGACAAATAATACTCTCACTGGTCATATTCCAAGCTCCATGGGTGTTCCAAGCTCTCTTGGAATATTGAAGATGAACAACAATAATTTTAGTGGGGAAATTCCTGCTTCCTTGCAAAATTGCTCTGGTTTG GGTGAGTTGTGGTGCAAGGGTGGAGGAAAACAGGGCGGCTATTGGGATTTGGCATGTTCCTTTCTGGCTTGGGCGGCGGCGATCAAGGGTGACTGGTTTATGGTGGTTGCTGGGTGTGGAGGCGTGGTTGCTGGTCGTGGTTCCAGGGACATCGTGTCGATCCACAAGGCGGTTGTTGCGGGATCGTGGTGCTCCGATCTGGATTGGATCTATTGGGTCCGATTCGGGTAG
- the LOC126798676 gene encoding LOW QUALITY PROTEIN: glutamate receptor 2.8-like (The sequence of the model RefSeq protein was modified relative to this genomic sequence to represent the inferred CDS: deleted 1 base in 1 codon), with translation MIKCSTSIISFILTFLSLFRLFYAVAQNNTIPVNVGMILNYDSLFGKMGLSCINMALSDFYDSHAYYKTRLVLHTRDSMRDVVVEAAAALNLIQNVEVQAIVRGPDSSMRANFVNDLGDKAQVPMISFSTTSPSLSSLRSSYEFRVAQNDSSQLRAISAIIQAFGWREAVPIYVDNEFGEGVIPYVTNALQEINARIPYWCVIPAMATDDQIAEKIQQLMTMQTRVFILHMLPSVGSRLFAKAKEFGMMDEGYVWIMTDGMANFLGSTNSSVIDNMQGVLGLKSLVPDTEELENFRVRWQMKFQKDNPTTLNVRLDVFGLWAYDAAWALAMAIERVHNTTTVKYQNVNISDSSTDLEQIRASESGPELVKALSNTIFRGLSGNFSFLNRQLQSSNFQILDGARGIGYWTPQTGLVRNLNSSSMSTYYTTSNAGSLGLVIWPGPGDTTTIPKGWQIPNHGNKLKILVPVKQGFEEFVNVTYDLITNTTIITGFCIDVFEAVMEELPYSVSYEYYPFAKLNGEPAGSYSDLIVQVSLGNYDVAVGDITNRANRSLYVDFTSPYTESGVSMVVPLKAKKSRKSALLFLKPFTWELWVITCCFFFLIAIVVWLPEHRTNDDFRGPPGHQVGTSIWFSLSTMVFAHREQLVSNLAKFVVTVWLFVVLILTQSYTASLTSILTVQQLQPTITDIEMILKNGDLVGFQEGSFVQGILIHLGFHRENLRAYRSAEELDQLFEKGSLSAALDETPFMNLFISTYCSKYAMVEPTSLKADSGFAFAFPKCSPLTLDVSRLISNLQEGEKMKAIMDKWFKKQARCTDPYNTGTSYTSPISLGGLWGLFLIAEASSGLALLVHAAILLYKNRHILIRSQLPRTIFIYLIFDQRELHSPNNVQAVGAIDPANSLPKPSDHLGCTDMNNANFEMQEILSSPDISGDLESTGSSQRPSSSHSSRTA, from the exons ATGATCAAGTGTTCTACTAGCAtcatttcttttattcttaCATTCCTTTCATTGTTTAGGTTATTCTATGCTGTGGCACAAAACAACACGATCCCAGTAAATGTGGGTATGATCCTTAACTATGATTCGTTGTTTGGGAAGATGGGACTGAGCTGCATCAATATGGCCCTCAGTGACTTCTATGACTCTCATGCTTACTACAAGACCAGGCTGGTCTTACACACTAGAGACTCCATGAgagatgttgttgttgaagcTGCAGCag CTCTGAACTTGATACAGAATGTTGAAGTGCAAGCCATCGTCAGAGGACCAGACTCGTCAATGCGAGCCAACTTTGTAAATGATCTAGGAGATAAAGCTCAGGTGCCCATGATCTCATTTTCAACAACAAGCCCTTCCTTGTCTTCTTTACGGAGTTCATATGAATTCCGAGTTGCACAGAATGACTCTTCTCAACTGAGAGCCATAAGTGCCATCATTCAAGCCTTTGGATGGCGTGAAGCAGTGCCCATCTATGTTGACAATGAATTTGGGGAGGGTGTAATACCTTACGTGACTAATGCTTTGCAAGAGATAAATGCTCGTATCCCATACTGGTGTGTCATCCCTGCAATGGCAACTGATGACCAGATTGCTGAAAAGATTCAGCAGTTGATGACAATGCAAACAAGGGTATTCATACTACACATGTTGCCTTCTGTTGGATCTCGCCTTTTTGCCAAGGCAAAAGAATTTGGAATGATGGACGAAGGTTATGTCTGGATAATGACAGATGGAATGGCCAACTTCTTAGGTTCCACAAATTCTTCTGTTATAGATAACATGCAAGGGGTGTTGGGATTAAAAAGTCTTGTTCCAGATACAGAAGAGCTTGAGAACTTCAGAGTTAGATGGcaaatgaaatttcaaaaagaCAATCCCACTACCCTGAATGTTAGATTGGATGTTTTTGGACTGTGGGCTTATGATGCTGCTTGGGCGCTAGCCATGGCCATTGAGAGGGTTCACAATACTACAACCGTCAAGTACCAAAATGTGAACATCTCTGACAGTTCCACTGATCTGGAACAAATACGAGCTTCTGAAAGTGGTCCTGAACTCGTAAAGGCAttatcaaacacaatcttcAGAGGCCTTTCAGGAAATTTTAGTTTTCTTAACAGACAGCTGCAATCTTCAAATTTTCAGATACTTGATGGGGCGAGGGGAATTGGATATTGGACACCCCAAACTGGACTTGTCAGAAACTTAAATTCCAGTAGCATGAGTACATATTATACAACTTCTAATGCCGGTAGCCTTGGACTTGTTATATGGCCTGGACCTGGAGACACCACTACTATTCCAAAAGGTTGGCAAATTCCTAATCATGGGAATAAGTTGAAAATTCTAGTTCCAGTGAAGCAAGGGTTTGAGGAATTTGTAAATGTGACATATGATCTTATCACCAATACAACCATAATCACTGGATTTTGCATAGATGTCTTTGAAGCAGTAATGGAAGAACTACCGTATTCTGTTTCTTACGAATATTATCCGTTTGCAAAGCTTAATGGCGAGCCAGCCGGT AGCTACAGTGACTTGATCGTTCAAGTATCTCTTGGG AACTATGATGTTGCAGTGGGAGATATAACCAATAGAGCAAACAGGTCATTGTATGTTGACTTTACATCGCCATACACTGAATCTGGTGTTTCAATGGTGGTGCCTCTCAAAGCCAAGAAAAGTAGGAAGAGCGCATTGTTGTTCTTAAAGCCTTTTACCTGGGAACTTTGGGTAATAACTTGttgctttttctttctcattgCTATTGTCGTCTGGCTTCCGGAACACAGAACAAACGATGATTTCCGTGGGCCTCCAGGACACCAAGTTGGCACAAGCATTTGGTTCTCCTTATCCACCATGGTTTTTGCACACC GGGAACAACTGGTGAGCAACTTGGCCAAGTTCGTGGTGACTGTGTGGTTGTTTGTTGTCCTCATATTGACACAAAGCTACACGGCCAGTTTAACTTCGATTTTAACTGTCCAACAGCTCCAGCCAACCATTACTGATATAGAAATGATCCTCAAGAATGGGGACTTGGTTGGATTCCAAGAAGGTTCTTTTGTACAGGggattttgattcatttaGGATTTCACAGGGAAAATCTCAGGGCCTATAGATCCGCAGAAGAGTTGGATCAACTTTTTGAAAAAGGGAGTCTGTCTGCTGCTCTTGATGAAACTCCTTTCATGaatctttttatttcaacTTATTGCTCCAAATATGCCATGGTTGAGCCAACATCACTTAAAGCTGATAGCGGTTTCGCCTTT GCATTCCCGAAATGTTCACCTCTCACACTTGATGTTTCAAGGCTGATCAGTAATCTGCAAGAGGGAGAGAAAATGAAAGCCATCATGGACAAGTGGTTCAAGAAACAAGCAAGATGTACAGACCCATACAATACAGGCACTAGTTATACCAGTCCTATCAGCCTTGGTGGACTTTGGGGACTCTTTCTTATTGCGGAGGCCTCTTCGGGACTAGCTCTTCTAGTACACGCAGCTATATTATTGTACAAGAATCGGCACATCTTGATACGCTCTCAACTCCCACGTacaattttcatatatttaattttcgACCAAAGAGAGCTTCACTCCCCCAATAATGTTCAAGCTGTCGGTGCAATCGATCCGGCAAACAGCTTGCCAAAGCCATCAGATCATCTGGGCTGCACTGATATGAACAATGCTAACTTTGAAATGCAGGAAATACTTTCTAGTCCTGACATATCCGGTGATTTGGAATCCACAGGAAGCTCCCAAAGGCCATCATCAAGTCACTCGAGCCGCACTGCATGA
- the LOC126798879 gene encoding FBD-associated F-box protein At4g10400-like — protein MSISTINKRVRRVPRLPSPAKINFNLSKIQRISEPGSNIVDRISALPDEILVNIVAFLPLDEAQATSILSRRWHHIWKFSVEETMTLNFDADKHLSNFASREELSIRQYVFWVDTVVNQYRGRKLKQFRVCYDLDSKFSTSIDAWIRFAMTKGVEMLELDLLEYGVSRRWEHPIYSFPNRDLGIGNWKHICSDVPRLSPSSYIGFKSLKVLSLKCVDVDGQVIEYMLSNCPVLERLSLVYSSNLVSLRVAGPSIALKYLEVRGCAKLESVEIRDTNLVSFVYYGDEIHLIIRNVPLLVEVSICESCHDDYIQVVFTQLACCFSQLKILKLIDVILPYKRNPVFPIFTNLKHLELRFDADDDCILLHLSSFIKASPCLHKLVLELYPLIYQRVTELKKAAKFTHDCLRVVEIFGYQGLKCDCELVKFLEEIAVNLEEIVTDAAHPAERHYCFPKHRRKPAIEEVVRIDESIYDSGKMLKKAVLRLRN, from the exons ATGTCAATCTCAACTATAAACAAGAGGGTCCGGCGGGTGCCTCGTCTACCCTCTCCGGCCAAG ATTAATTTCaacttgagcaagatacagAGGATTAGTGAGCCTGGGTCAAACATTGTAGACCGAATCAGTGCCTTACCAGATGAGATTCTTGTGAACATAGTGGCCTTCTTGCCACTAGATGAAGCACAGGCCACAAGTATTCTTTCTAGGCGATGGCATCATATATGGAAGTTTTCCGTGGAGGAAACTATGACTCTCAACTTTGATGCCGATAAACATTTGTCCAATTTCGCATCCCGGGAAGAGTTGTCAATTCGTCAATATGTCTTCTGGGTGGATACCGTGGTGAACCAGTATAGAGGCCGAAAGTTGAAGCAGTTCAGGGTTTGTTATGATTTGGACAGCAAATTTTCAACTTCTATTGATGCATGGATCCGGTTTGCAATGACAAAGGGAGTTGAAATGCTTGAGTTAGACTTGTTAGAATATGGCGTTTCTCGTCGTTGGGAGCATCCAATATATTCGTTTCCCAACAGAGATTTAGGCATTGGCAATTGGAAGCACATCTGTTCTGATGTTCCTAGGTTAAGTCCTAGTTCATACATTGGCTTTAAGTCCCTTAAAGTTCTTAGTTTGAAATGTGTTGACGTGGATGGACAAGTTATTGAGTACATGTTGTCTAACTGTCCAGTTCTTGAACGATTGTCACTAGTTTACTCCTCAAATTTGGTTAGTCTGAGAGTTGCAGGTCCGTCAATTGCATTGAAGTACTTAGAAGTACGAGGATGTGCTAAACTTGAGAGCGTTGAGATCCGTGACACAAAccttgtttcttttgtttattaCGGAGATGAGATACACCTAATAATTAGAAACGTACCACTCCTTGTTGAGGTATCAATTTGTGAGTCTTGCCATGATGATTACATACAAGTTGTGTTCACCCAACTCGCATGCTGTTTTTCTCAACTAAAGATTTTGAAGCTAATTGATGTCATACTG CCCTACAAGAGGAATCCTGTATTTCCTATATTCACAAATCTCAAGCACTTGGAACTAAGATTTGATGCAGATGATGATTGCATTCTTCTTCATCTATCTTCTTTTATTAAGGCATCCCCTTGCTTGCACAAACTTGTGCTGGAG TTGTACCCTCTAATATATCAAAGGGTAACAGAACTTAAAAAAGCTGCCAAATTTACCCATGATTGCCTAAGGGTAGTGGAAATATTTGGATATCAAGGACTCAAATGTGATTGTGAGTTGGTCAAGTTCTTGGAGGAGATTGCTGTGAATTTGGAAGAAATTGTTACTGATGCTGCTCATCCTGCTGAACGACATTACTGTTTCCCTAAACACAGACGAAAGCCAGCAATTGAAGAGGTGGTGAGGATAGATGAGTCAATTTATGATTCTGGTAAAATGCTGAAGAAAGCAGTCCTTCGACTTAGGAATTGA